A stretch of Halichondria panicea chromosome 1, odHalPani1.1, whole genome shotgun sequence DNA encodes these proteins:
- the LOC135341480 gene encoding uncharacterized protein LOC135341480 yields the protein MPDVPSQNPDLPSQKPDLPSQKPDIPSQKPDVPSQKPDIPSQKPDVPFQKPDLPSQKPDVPSQKPDVPSQKPDLPSQKPDLPSQKQDKRDKRPLDTKDPCKSPPRKKQKSQGTMWLKTLDLNLFDKQVLRAIGGMLSDKHMRAAHQLLSMQFLKFKGCYNTLLAQLKAFPPVSNNQGPAVQIFFVEERQHWIATSLFKGELYLYDSCFNGTLSPSTELQIAQVYSPLIQCNGLLISVVALQQQEGANNCGLFSIAAAYHAAMNDNVDSLVFDEAKMRAHLIKCFEKGKLSRFPRTKKAMPKRPTPQTIAITIYCMCKRPDSFEDMVMCDK from the exons ATGCCTGACGTACCCTCTCAAaatcctgacctaccctctcaaaagcctgacctaccctctcaaaagcctgatataccctctcaaaagcctgatgtaccctctcaaaagcctgatataccctctcaaaagcctgatgtaccctttcaaaagcctgacctaccctctcaaaagcctgatgtaccctctcaaaagcctgatgtaccctctcaaaaacctgacctaccctctcaaaagcctgacctaccctctcaaaagcaaGATAAGCGTGATAAGCGTCCTCTTGACACAAAAGATCCTTGCAAGTCACCTCCTAGGAAGAAACAAAAGAGTCag GGAACGATGTGGCTGAAGACCCTAGATCTAAACCTCTTTGACAAACAAGTGTTGAGAGCAATAGGTGGTATGCTCTCCGACAAGCATATGCGTGCAGCCCACCAGTTATTATCGATGCAATTCCTTAAGTTTAAAGGCTGCTATAATACTCTCTTGGCCCAATTAAAGGCATTTCCACCAGTTTCCAATAATCAAGGCCCAG ctgtGCAAATCTTCTTTGTTGAAGAACGACAGCACTGGATTGCCACTTCTCTGTTTAAGGGTGAACTGTATTTGTACGACAGCTGCTTCAATGGAACGCTTTCCCCAAGTACTGAGCTCCAGATAGCACAAGTGTATAGCCCATTAATTCAATGCAATGGGCTGTTGATTTCTGTGGTGGCTCTCCAGCAGCAAGAGGGTGCTAACAACTGCGGACTATTTAGCATTGCTGCTGCATATCACGCTGCTATGAACGATAATGTGGATTCTCTAGTGTTTGATGAGGCCAAAATGAGAGCACATCTCATTAAGTGCTTTGAGAAGGGCAAACTCTCACGGTTCCCTCGCACAAAGAAAGCGATGCCCAAAAGACCAACACCACAAACCATTGCCATTacaatatactgcatgtgcaagagACCGGACTCTTTTGAGGATATGGTCATGTGTGACAAATGA